Proteins encoded within one genomic window of Desulfovermiculus halophilus DSM 18834:
- a CDS encoding glycogen/starch/alpha-glucan phosphorylase yields the protein MLRELGCDPPSLKNDIIRHIRLSLGKRPADCSDRDYYLALSYALRDRMLERMLETEDRYRQADAKSLYYLSMEYLIGRSLGNNMINLGLFDACHQALTALGVDLEEVREQEVDAGLGNGGLGRLAACFIDSLASLHMPGFGYGIHYEFGLFKQIFDNGWQKEKPDHWLDEWTPLELPRPDQACYIPVYGRVEDFTDHTGQKHPMWLDWNVIVGVPYDIPIVGYGGQSVNYLRLFAARPSTEFDISIFNAGDYFRALEQKIESEKISKILYPSDTFREGKELRLLQEYFLVACSLRDIVRRYLVRYQDFKVFSAQVAIQLNDTHPALAVAELMRILVDEYAINWTQAFELTRQTLAYTNHTLLPEALETWPVDLLEQLLPRHMQIIYDINAFFLEEVDKKWPGNPHRKSRMSLIQETPERMVRMAHLAIVGSHATNGVSVLHTELLKSSVVSDFYELWPERFSSKTNGITQRRWLLKSNPLLADLITQAIGSKWITDLDRLQDLEPLSTDTGFQDEFLDIKRRNKQRLCALISETAWVEAVPDAMFDIHAKRIHEYKRQLLFLMAIIHEYLQIVEDGVFPSFPKTCVFAGKAAPGYTIAKRLIKLINSVGQVINSDPRAKGMIKLVFVPDYRVSIAEKIIPAATVSEQISTAGKEASGTGNMKFALNGALTLGTLDGANIEIQEEVGQENIYIFGLTSSEIAEYQRTGGYNPHTVYEQNPRLRRVLQALSSDRFCPRDPGLFHWLLPYLMDSNDQYFQLADFESYIRTREHLAADYTHTREWTKKAILNIARIGRFSSDRTIREYARDIWDLHPVPPSAGGV from the coding sequence ATGCTTCGTGAACTCGGATGCGATCCGCCCAGCCTGAAGAACGATATTATCCGGCACATCCGGCTTTCGCTGGGCAAGCGCCCTGCGGACTGCAGTGACCGGGACTACTATCTGGCCCTGAGCTACGCCTTGCGGGACCGGATGCTGGAACGGATGCTGGAGACCGAGGACCGCTACCGCCAGGCCGATGCCAAATCCTTGTACTACCTGTCCATGGAATACCTCATCGGCCGCTCCCTGGGCAACAATATGATCAATCTGGGCCTTTTCGATGCCTGCCACCAGGCCCTGACCGCCCTGGGAGTGGACCTGGAAGAGGTCCGGGAACAGGAAGTGGATGCCGGCCTGGGCAACGGGGGGCTGGGCCGTCTGGCCGCCTGTTTCATCGACTCCCTGGCCAGTCTGCACATGCCCGGATTCGGCTACGGCATCCATTACGAGTTCGGCCTGTTCAAACAGATCTTTGACAACGGATGGCAGAAAGAGAAGCCGGACCATTGGCTGGACGAATGGACCCCCCTGGAGCTCCCCCGCCCGGACCAGGCCTGCTATATCCCGGTCTATGGCCGCGTGGAGGACTTCACCGACCATACCGGCCAAAAACACCCCATGTGGCTGGACTGGAACGTCATTGTCGGTGTGCCCTACGATATCCCCATAGTCGGCTATGGCGGGCAGTCGGTGAACTATCTGCGTCTGTTCGCGGCCCGGCCGTCCACTGAGTTCGACATCTCCATATTCAATGCCGGGGATTACTTCCGGGCCCTGGAGCAGAAGATCGAGTCGGAAAAGATCTCCAAGATCCTGTACCCCTCTGACACGTTCCGGGAAGGCAAGGAGCTGCGCCTGCTCCAGGAATACTTTCTGGTGGCCTGTTCTCTGCGGGACATCGTCCGCCGCTACCTGGTCCGGTATCAGGACTTCAAGGTCTTCTCGGCCCAGGTGGCCATCCAGCTCAACGACACCCATCCGGCTCTGGCCGTTGCCGAGCTGATGCGCATCCTGGTGGATGAATACGCCATCAACTGGACCCAGGCCTTTGAGCTGACCAGACAGACCCTGGCCTACACCAACCACACCTTGCTTCCCGAAGCCTTGGAGACCTGGCCGGTGGATCTCCTGGAGCAGCTCCTGCCCCGGCACATGCAGATCATCTACGACATCAACGCCTTCTTTCTGGAGGAGGTGGACAAGAAATGGCCGGGCAATCCGCACCGCAAAAGCCGCATGTCCCTGATCCAGGAGACCCCGGAACGCATGGTGCGCATGGCCCATCTGGCCATCGTCGGCTCCCACGCCACCAACGGGGTATCTGTCCTGCACACCGAGCTGCTCAAGTCCTCAGTTGTCTCTGATTTCTATGAGCTCTGGCCCGAGCGCTTCTCCAGCAAAACGAACGGCATTACCCAGCGCAGATGGCTGCTCAAGAGCAATCCCCTTCTAGCGGACCTGATCACCCAGGCCATCGGCTCCAAGTGGATCACCGACCTGGACCGGCTTCAGGACCTGGAGCCCTTGAGCACTGACACCGGCTTTCAAGACGAGTTTCTGGATATCAAGCGCAGGAACAAGCAGCGCCTGTGTGCGCTCATCTCAGAGACTGCCTGGGTGGAAGCAGTCCCGGATGCTATGTTCGACATCCATGCCAAACGGATCCATGAGTACAAGCGGCAGCTGCTCTTTCTCATGGCCATCATCCATGAGTATCTGCAAATCGTGGAGGACGGCGTCTTCCCCTCATTTCCCAAGACCTGTGTCTTTGCCGGCAAGGCCGCCCCTGGCTACACTATTGCCAAGAGATTGATAAAGCTTATTAATTCCGTTGGGCAGGTCATAAATTCCGATCCCAGGGCCAAGGGCATGATCAAGCTGGTGTTTGTTCCCGACTACCGGGTTTCCATAGCCGAAAAGATCATTCCCGCCGCCACCGTCAGTGAACAGATCTCCACCGCCGGCAAGGAGGCCTCAGGAACAGGGAACATGAAATTCGCTCTGAACGGGGCCTTGACCCTGGGCACCCTGGACGGGGCGAATATCGAAATCCAGGAAGAGGTGGGGCAGGAGAATATCTACATCTTCGGACTGACCAGCTCGGAAATTGCCGAATACCAGCGCACCGGAGGCTACAACCCGCATACTGTCTATGAACAGAACCCAAGGCTGCGCCGGGTTTTGCAGGCCCTGAGCTCCGATCGATTCTGTCCCCGGGACCCCGGCCTTTTCCATTGGCTGCTCCCGTATCTCATGGACAGCAACGATCAGTACTTTCAACTGGCTGATTTCGAGTCCTATATCCGGACCAGGGAACACCTGGCCGCGGACTATACCCACACCAGGGAATGGACGAAAAAGGCCATCTTGAATATCGCCAGGATCGGGCGGTTCTCCAGTGATCGGACCATCCGGGAGTATGCCCGCGACATTTGGGACCTGCATCCGGTCCCGCCCAGTGCCGGTGGTGTATAG
- a CDS encoding AMP-dependent synthetase/ligase: MPDDSSAQLTLYDAFLLSYKQYKTQPACIYRAGGEEFTVSYEKLFADVLLLAKAFRDYNMVKGSKVFLLSDNRYSWLVTDLALISLGAVSIPRGSDTPAQEVEYILDHSQADFLIVETSSLAVQHADLIASRALKGIFVIDDDQRQFLPPTILTYSQILSDRNISPHDVRTVLSQGRDLRPNDLVTIIYTSGTTGLPKGVMLTHANIMHNVVHLPSLIAVSSNDRWLSILPSWHIFERTAEYIALAHGCCLVYSSVRTFAADLATYRPTVVATVPRVWEALYTKVNSTLKKSSPRQARLFSYLVNIAAAFRRNRRILRKQLPRFSRPNPLADLGRRGWAGIQMVLLALPYLVARKKLSLVQEKFGGRLRLAISGGGSLPAYLDEWIDAVGIRIVNAYGMTECSPGIAGRGLDCHVFGTIGPPFPLTQIRIADDNDREVPPGREGEIQIKGPQVFGGYFQNPEANAKAFTPDGYFRSGDLGRRTLSGELVITGRAKEIIVLSSGENIDPTNIEATITRFPFVQDAVLVGQDKKGLGALIVPDVEKMREFVAEKMDQPDPDPEQILQDRQILERVKKEINKLLNTRTGFKSYEKLQSIHFLSQDFKLGEELTNTFKKKRHVIEQKYKDIINRLLK; the protein is encoded by the coding sequence ATGCCAGACGACAGCTCTGCCCAGCTCACGCTTTACGACGCATTCCTCCTCTCCTACAAGCAATACAAGACCCAGCCGGCATGCATCTACCGGGCCGGAGGAGAGGAGTTCACCGTCAGCTATGAAAAGCTCTTCGCCGATGTGCTTTTGCTGGCCAAGGCCTTTCGGGACTACAATATGGTTAAGGGCAGCAAGGTCTTCCTGCTCTCCGACAACCGCTATTCCTGGCTGGTCACCGATCTGGCCCTCATCTCCCTGGGAGCGGTGAGCATCCCCAGAGGAAGCGATACCCCCGCCCAGGAAGTCGAATACATCCTGGATCACTCCCAGGCCGACTTCCTGATTGTGGAGACCTCCTCTTTGGCTGTTCAGCACGCAGACCTGATCGCCTCTCGAGCCCTCAAGGGGATATTTGTCATTGACGACGACCAGAGACAGTTCCTGCCTCCCACTATCCTGACCTATTCCCAGATCCTGTCCGACCGCAACATCTCCCCCCACGACGTTCGAACCGTTCTGTCCCAGGGGCGGGACCTGCGGCCCAACGATCTGGTAACCATAATCTACACCTCCGGTACCACTGGACTGCCCAAGGGGGTCATGCTCACCCACGCCAATATCATGCACAATGTTGTGCACCTGCCTTCCCTCATCGCGGTGAGCAGTAATGACCGCTGGCTGTCCATTCTTCCATCCTGGCATATCTTTGAACGCACCGCAGAGTACATCGCCCTGGCCCACGGCTGCTGCCTGGTTTACTCCTCGGTCCGCACCTTCGCCGCAGACCTGGCTACGTACAGACCCACGGTGGTGGCTACCGTGCCCCGGGTCTGGGAAGCCCTGTACACCAAGGTCAACTCCACATTGAAGAAGAGCAGCCCGCGTCAGGCCAGGCTCTTTTCCTATCTGGTGAATATTGCTGCGGCATTTCGGCGCAACAGGCGCATTCTCCGCAAACAGCTCCCCCGCTTTTCCCGGCCCAACCCGTTGGCCGACCTGGGACGGCGGGGCTGGGCCGGAATACAGATGGTCCTTCTGGCCCTTCCCTATCTGGTGGCCAGGAAAAAGCTTTCCCTGGTCCAGGAAAAGTTCGGCGGCCGCCTGCGCCTGGCCATCAGCGGCGGGGGGAGCCTGCCGGCCTATCTGGACGAATGGATCGACGCCGTTGGGATCCGGATCGTCAACGCGTACGGGATGACCGAGTGTTCACCCGGCATCGCCGGCAGGGGACTGGACTGCCATGTATTCGGGACCATCGGCCCGCCCTTTCCTCTAACCCAGATCCGGATCGCCGACGACAACGACCGGGAAGTGCCCCCCGGCCGGGAGGGCGAGATCCAGATCAAGGGGCCGCAGGTCTTCGGCGGCTACTTCCAAAATCCCGAGGCCAACGCCAAGGCCTTTACACCGGATGGGTACTTCCGCAGCGGCGACCTGGGACGCAGGACCCTGTCCGGAGAGCTGGTCATTACCGGCCGGGCCAAGGAAATCATTGTCCTCTCCAGCGGGGAAAACATCGATCCCACCAATATTGAAGCCACCATCACCCGCTTCCCCTTTGTCCAGGACGCTGTCCTGGTCGGACAGGACAAGAAGGGGCTTGGGGCCCTGATTGTTCCCGATGTGGAAAAGATGCGCGAGTTTGTGGCCGAAAAGATGGATCAGCCCGACCCTGATCCGGAGCAGATCCTGCAGGACCGGCAGATTTTGGAGCGGGTGAAAAAAGAGATCAACAAGCTCCTCAACACCAGGACCGGATTCAAGTCCTACGAGAAGCTGCAGTCCATCCACTTTCTCAGCCAGGACTTCAAGCTTGGGGAGGAGCTGACCAACACCTTCAAGAAGAAGCGTCACGTCATAGAGCAGAAATACAAGGACATTATCAACAGGTTGCTCAAATAG
- a CDS encoding homocysteine biosynthesis protein, with translation MSEVRVKRSIDEINAKIRKGRAVVVTADEMVDIVSDQGPKKAYEQVDVVTTGTFGTMCSSGAFINFGHTKPKIKASKTWFNQVEAYAGIAAVDCFLGAAQVKENDPLNLVHPGRFAYGGGHVIEDLIAGKTVAFRATGYGTDCYPLTEYEQDITINDLRNAFLYNPRNAYQNYNCATNLSDRTIYTYMGILRPNMGNVTYSTAGQLSPMLNDPFYWTIGVGTKIFLAGGVGAVTWQGTQHDPEAKRTPNGEVKEGAGTLAVTGDMKQMSAEFIRGASLAGYGCSLMVGLGVPIPIINEEMAYFTGLSNKDIWYQVIDYGIDYPNNISRSVGEVSYAQLQSGEVELEGKKVPTAPMASYSMARRIAGELKDWIQRDGFTLGQAQLPLPSVAFDPEMYPQVGK, from the coding sequence ATGAGTGAGGTACGCGTCAAGCGAAGCATCGATGAAATCAATGCCAAGATCCGCAAAGGCCGGGCGGTGGTGGTTACTGCCGACGAGATGGTGGACATCGTATCCGATCAGGGACCGAAAAAGGCCTATGAGCAGGTGGATGTGGTGACCACCGGGACCTTTGGGACCATGTGCTCCTCAGGGGCGTTTATCAACTTCGGGCACACCAAGCCCAAGATCAAGGCCTCCAAGACGTGGTTCAATCAGGTCGAGGCCTATGCCGGAATAGCTGCGGTGGACTGTTTTTTGGGAGCGGCCCAGGTCAAGGAAAACGACCCTCTGAATTTGGTCCACCCCGGGCGGTTCGCTTACGGCGGGGGGCATGTGATTGAGGATCTGATCGCCGGAAAAACGGTCGCCTTCCGGGCCACTGGATACGGAACGGACTGCTATCCGCTGACTGAATACGAGCAGGATATAACCATCAACGATCTGCGCAACGCTTTTTTGTACAACCCGCGCAATGCGTACCAGAACTACAACTGCGCAACCAACCTTTCGGACCGGACCATATACACGTACATGGGGATTTTGCGCCCGAACATGGGCAACGTGACCTATTCCACGGCCGGTCAGCTCAGCCCCATGCTGAACGATCCTTTCTACTGGACCATCGGGGTGGGGACCAAGATTTTTCTGGCTGGAGGCGTGGGAGCGGTCACCTGGCAGGGAACCCAGCACGATCCGGAAGCCAAGCGCACCCCAAACGGCGAGGTCAAGGAGGGGGCCGGGACCCTGGCTGTGACCGGGGACATGAAGCAGATGTCGGCTGAGTTCATCCGCGGGGCGTCACTGGCCGGCTACGGGTGTTCCCTGATGGTCGGGCTGGGGGTGCCCATTCCGATCATCAATGAAGAGATGGCCTATTTCACCGGGCTGAGCAACAAGGATATCTGGTACCAGGTGATCGATTACGGGATCGATTATCCGAACAATATCAGCCGATCAGTGGGCGAGGTGAGCTATGCCCAGCTGCAGTCCGGCGAGGTGGAACTGGAGGGGAAGAAGGTGCCCACAGCTCCAATGGCCAGCTACAGCATGGCCAGACGGATTGCCGGAGAACTCAAGGACTGGATCCAAAGAGACGGCTTTACCCTGGGCCAGGCCCAGCTGCCGTTGCCCTCGGTTGCCTTTGATCCGGAGATGTACCCCCAGGTGGGCAAGTAG
- a CDS encoding UPF0280 family protein, with product MSCEPRFYRTFSSSERWETYRVRVESTDLYIRTQGNHAFWVQKKVCELRKVLTQHIQRQPRFLESLTPVPGVRGMHPMLTAMHRASELAGTGPMAAVAGAIAQWVGSGLQRWSREVIVENGGDIYLCLQEAGTMSLYAGGSRLSGAIGLTVEPAQTPVAVCTSSGTVGHSYSLGRADAATIVSQDACLADAVATGAANLVGSEQDLEKALAYALNIPGVLGAVLILGDNLAVQGDVQLVRT from the coding sequence GTGAGCTGTGAGCCCCGCTTTTATCGCACCTTCAGTTCCAGTGAGCGCTGGGAAACCTACCGGGTACGGGTTGAGAGCACGGATCTGTATATTCGCACCCAGGGCAATCACGCCTTCTGGGTCCAGAAAAAAGTCTGTGAATTGCGGAAGGTGCTCACACAGCACATCCAGCGCCAGCCCCGGTTTCTGGAATCCCTGACCCCGGTGCCCGGGGTCCGCGGGATGCATCCCATGCTCACGGCCATGCACCGGGCCTCGGAGCTGGCCGGGACCGGACCAATGGCCGCGGTGGCCGGGGCCATTGCCCAGTGGGTGGGAAGCGGCCTGCAGAGGTGGTCCAGAGAGGTGATTGTGGAAAACGGGGGAGACATCTACCTCTGCCTGCAGGAGGCGGGGACGATGTCTCTGTATGCCGGGGGCTCGAGGCTGTCCGGAGCCATAGGCCTGACTGTGGAGCCTGCCCAGACCCCGGTCGCAGTATGCACCTCCTCCGGCACGGTCGGGCACTCCTACAGTCTGGGGCGGGCGGATGCGGCAACCATTGTTTCCCAGGACGCCTGCCTGGCCGATGCAGTGGCCACCGGGGCGGCCAATCTGGTTGGATCTGAGCAGGATCTGGAGAAGGCGCTCGCATACGCATTGAATATCCCCGGTGTGTTGGGGGCGGTTCTGATCCTGGGCGATAATCTGGCTGTTCAAGGAGATGTGCAGCTGGTAAGGACCTGA
- a CDS encoding NIL domain-containing protein: MSSQTVSKNVLLIFKKEVMYNPVISRTIKRYDILFNILEAKILPKQEGRLILQLEGELDLLDQAVAYMESEGVKVEVLSERVRRDEDRCVHCGACTAVCKTGALYMDRSTMQVLFDPELCVVCGQCQLACPVKAVQVAGIDIDVPAA, from the coding sequence ATGAGTTCGCAGACTGTTTCCAAAAATGTTCTTCTGATCTTCAAGAAAGAGGTCATGTACAATCCGGTCATATCCCGGACCATCAAGCGCTACGATATCCTGTTCAATATCCTGGAGGCCAAGATCCTGCCCAAACAGGAGGGGCGGCTCATTCTGCAGCTGGAAGGCGAGCTGGATCTGCTGGACCAGGCCGTGGCCTATATGGAGTCCGAGGGGGTCAAGGTGGAGGTCCTGAGTGAACGAGTCAGGCGGGACGAGGACAGATGCGTGCATTGCGGGGCCTGCACTGCGGTCTGCAAGACCGGGGCCTTGTACATGGACCGGAGCACAATGCAGGTTCTGTTCGATCCCGAGCTGTGCGTTGTCTGCGGTCAGTGCCAGCTGGCCTGTCCGGTCAAAGCCGTTCAGGTGGCAGGCATTGACATAGATGTTCCTGCGGCCTGA
- a CDS encoding PaaI family thioesterase, whose translation MMENELSLQDQLPEGHPARVCFGCGADNTSGLQIKSYVQGDAVVCRFRPQAHHTAFPGVLNGGIAATLLDCHGIWTAVGVYNTRYLDPGVETPETMFVTRKMTVEYVRPTPMDMELMLQGRVVTEGKKSMQVEVELWAGGEMTAKADVLAVRAS comes from the coding sequence ATGATGGAAAACGAGCTGTCGCTGCAGGATCAGCTTCCTGAAGGCCATCCGGCCAGAGTGTGCTTCGGCTGCGGAGCGGATAACACTTCCGGCTTGCAGATCAAGAGCTATGTGCAGGGCGATGCGGTTGTGTGCAGATTTCGCCCCCAAGCACATCACACTGCGTTTCCCGGAGTCCTGAACGGAGGCATAGCGGCCACCCTTTTGGATTGCCATGGGATATGGACCGCAGTCGGCGTGTACAATACCCGCTATCTGGACCCCGGGGTGGAGACCCCGGAAACGATGTTCGTGACTCGAAAAATGACTGTGGAGTATGTGCGGCCGACTCCCATGGATATGGAGCTCATGCTTCAAGGCCGGGTGGTCACGGAGGGAAAGAAATCGATGCAGGTGGAGGTGGAGCTGTGGGCCGGCGGGGAGATGACCGCCAAGGCCGATGTCCTGGCGGTGAGGGCCAGCTGA
- a CDS encoding NAD(P)/FAD-dependent oxidoreductase produces MLKDGEKGAILQRDKETYAIAPHIPCGVVKPETLRKLADVAEKYGCAAMKITSAARIALVGLKEEDVDNAWQELGLPPGAAVGVCVRSVKACPGTTFCRLGQQDSLGLGMQLDERYHGMELPGKMKIGVSGCPNQCAETCIKDIALVGKKKGWTVMAGGSGAGKPRLADVVAEDLDTDQALALVDTIVQYFKDNAKKNERMGKMMDRIGVREFCSAVCGR; encoded by the coding sequence ATGCTCAAAGACGGAGAAAAAGGTGCCATTCTGCAGCGGGACAAGGAAACCTACGCCATTGCCCCCCATATTCCTTGCGGGGTGGTCAAGCCCGAGACCTTGCGCAAGCTGGCCGACGTGGCTGAAAAATACGGCTGCGCGGCAATGAAGATAACCAGCGCGGCCAGAATAGCCCTGGTCGGGCTCAAGGAAGAGGATGTGGACAATGCCTGGCAGGAGCTGGGATTGCCCCCGGGGGCTGCTGTCGGTGTATGCGTGCGCAGCGTCAAGGCCTGCCCGGGAACTACCTTTTGCCGCCTGGGTCAGCAGGACAGCCTGGGGCTGGGCATGCAGCTGGATGAACGCTACCACGGTATGGAGCTGCCCGGAAAAATGAAGATCGGGGTCAGCGGATGCCCGAATCAGTGTGCCGAAACGTGCATCAAGGATATCGCCCTGGTGGGCAAGAAGAAGGGATGGACAGTGATGGCCGGGGGCTCAGGCGCGGGCAAGCCACGGCTGGCGGATGTTGTGGCTGAAGACCTGGATACTGACCAGGCCCTGGCCCTGGTGGACACAATCGTCCAATATTTCAAGGACAATGCCAAGAAGAATGAGCGGATGGGCAAGATGATGGATCGCATCGGGGTCCGGGAGTTCTGTTCTGCAGTATGTGGCCGCTAA
- a CDS encoding DUF72 domain-containing protein: MNKIFIGTSGWNYKEWKDSFYQGVPQKRWLEQYASTFQTVEINATFYRLLQAKTMQQWIERTPKGFMFTAKGSRYTTHTKRLKDPKPAVDKQKQNLQPMRGRLQAMCWQLPAGLHKNMDRLQAFVLALHHWPWVLHAVEFRHTSWFDQETADCLSAHNVGVCISDAADWPRWDAVTSKLVYIRLHGNRETYQSAYTSQELQSWADSISAWAAHGRTVHVYFDNTGSGAAVDNARELISRMP, encoded by the coding sequence ATGAACAAAATTTTTATCGGCACAAGCGGCTGGAACTACAAGGAATGGAAAGATTCGTTCTACCAGGGTGTCCCCCAGAAGCGCTGGCTGGAACAGTACGCATCCACTTTTCAGACCGTGGAAATAAACGCCACCTTTTATCGCCTGCTCCAGGCCAAGACCATGCAGCAATGGATCGAGCGCACCCCGAAAGGCTTCATGTTTACCGCCAAAGGCAGCAGGTACACCACCCACACCAAACGGCTGAAAGACCCTAAACCAGCGGTGGACAAACAAAAGCAGAATCTCCAGCCCATGCGGGGCAGACTGCAGGCTATGTGCTGGCAGCTTCCAGCCGGATTGCACAAGAACATGGACCGGCTCCAGGCCTTTGTCCTGGCCTTACACCACTGGCCCTGGGTCTTGCATGCCGTTGAGTTTCGGCATACCTCCTGGTTCGATCAGGAAACGGCAGACTGCCTTTCAGCTCATAATGTGGGTGTCTGCATCTCCGATGCCGCAGATTGGCCCAGGTGGGATGCAGTGACCTCCAAGCTCGTCTACATCCGCCTGCACGGAAACCGGGAAACCTATCAGTCTGCGTACACCTCCCAGGAGCTGCAGTCCTGGGCCGACTCCATCAGCGCATGGGCGGCCCACGGACGTACAGTGCACGTCTACTTCGACAACACCGGGTCAGGAGCGGCAGTGGACAATGCCCGGGAGCTGATCTCCCGGATGCCCTGA
- the cdaA gene encoding diadenylate cyclase CdaA — translation MKTLWALLANFRLPDLLDVLFLSVIVYHLAVWFQSTKAFRALIGLLLLGVVYTAARAGGLFLTTWVFQIFWQVLIILLIVVFQSEIRQVLERVNPLQAMGLRRLPQSRAWIQECVQAAFRMAEQRVGALIIIENMERVDTWITGGQELASEPGAEVLNMIFQHTSPLHDGAVLIRNGRITRAGSFLPLSTQSELPKEWGTRHRAAMGLSERCDAWVLVVSEERGEVSVARAGHMQRMDSEKDLEAVLEEAAGYPKEGDTKRLGRLLLGVTRRWHLKLLTVLGVGLVWLLLAGQQDFERTFAVPVRIQDVPRTLQIVDPASPQVQVTVRGMRKEASTLTEKNVWVETSLRQAAAGRRTVFLSRDSVHLPNNRVRVVRVSPNVLQLTVEETEPEEGEQADEDGSST, via the coding sequence ATGAAAACACTGTGGGCCCTGCTGGCCAACTTTCGTCTTCCAGATCTTTTGGACGTCCTGTTCCTGTCGGTCATTGTCTATCATCTGGCTGTCTGGTTTCAGAGCACAAAGGCCTTCCGGGCCTTGATCGGCCTTTTGCTCCTGGGAGTGGTCTACACTGCCGCCCGAGCCGGAGGTCTTTTTTTGACCACCTGGGTGTTTCAGATCTTCTGGCAGGTTTTGATCATCCTGCTCATTGTGGTCTTTCAATCCGAGATCCGGCAGGTTCTGGAGCGGGTGAACCCTCTGCAGGCCATGGGCCTGCGCCGCCTTCCGCAATCCCGGGCCTGGATTCAGGAGTGCGTCCAGGCCGCTTTTAGAATGGCGGAGCAGAGGGTGGGCGCCTTGATCATTATTGAGAATATGGAACGGGTGGATACCTGGATAACAGGAGGGCAGGAGCTGGCAAGCGAGCCGGGAGCTGAAGTCCTGAACATGATTTTTCAGCACACCTCGCCGCTTCACGACGGCGCGGTCCTGATCCGCAACGGACGGATTACCCGGGCCGGAAGCTTTCTGCCTTTAAGCACCCAGAGTGAACTGCCCAAGGAGTGGGGGACCAGGCATCGGGCGGCCATGGGCTTGAGCGAACGCTGTGATGCCTGGGTGCTGGTTGTTTCCGAGGAACGAGGCGAGGTGTCTGTGGCCCGGGCCGGCCACATGCAGCGAATGGACAGTGAAAAGGATCTGGAAGCTGTTTTGGAGGAGGCTGCCGGATATCCGAAAGAAGGGGACACCAAGCGTCTGGGGCGTTTGCTGCTGGGGGTGACCCGCCGCTGGCACCTGAAGCTGCTCACGGTTTTGGGCGTGGGATTGGTCTGGCTTCTTTTGGCCGGGCAGCAGGATTTTGAACGCACCTTCGCAGTTCCGGTTCGAATACAAGATGTGCCCAGGACACTACAGATCGTTGATCCAGCGAGTCCCCAGGTCCAGGTGACAGTGCGCGGGATGCGCAAGGAGGCCAGCACATTGACGGAAAAGAATGTCTGGGTGGAAACCAGCCTGCGCCAGGCGGCGGCGGGAAGGAGGACGGTCTTTCTTTCCCGGGACTCGGTGCACCTGCCGAACAACCGGGTGCGGGTGGTCCGGGTCTCGCCCAATGTCCTGCAGCTGACTGTGGAGGAAACAGAGCCGGAAGAGGGCGAGCAGGCAGATGAAGATGGTTCTTCGACCTAG